Proteins co-encoded in one Patescibacteria group bacterium genomic window:
- the tpiA gene encoding triose-phosphate isomerase, which produces MSKEPLIIANWKCNPASKKEAEHLFGVLKKELRRIKKTEVVICPPFIFSSLFPARCSLKLGGQNCFWENRGAFTGEVSPLMLKNLGCEFVIIGHSERKKYFQESDLIINKKLKAVLKNRLQPILCVGEEARDAFTAEGKPLNEMSLVVGEQVEKGLSGISSSRLGEIVIAYEPVWAIGTGMPCLPNDAMKAALLIRKTLTNLYSRNIAEKVRIIYGGSVNSQNASDYTKGAAMNGLLIGGASLNASEFVKIVKDVEEIL; this is translated from the coding sequence ATGAGCAAGGAACCATTAATCATCGCGAATTGGAAATGCAACCCGGCTTCAAAAAAAGAAGCAGAGCATCTTTTTGGCGTTTTAAAAAAAGAATTGAGAAGAATAAAAAAGACAGAGGTGGTTATCTGCCCGCCATTTATTTTTTCTTCATTGTTTCCTGCTCGCTGTTCGTTGAAATTGGGGGGTCAGAATTGCTTCTGGGAAAACAGAGGAGCTTTTACGGGAGAGGTTTCTCCTTTGATGCTTAAAAATTTAGGATGCGAGTTTGTGATTATCGGCCATTCAGAAAGAAAGAAATATTTTCAGGAAAGCGATCTAATTATCAATAAAAAACTAAAAGCGGTTTTGAAAAATCGCCTTCAGCCCATTTTGTGCGTTGGCGAAGAGGCGAGAGACGCTTTTACCGCAGAAGGCAAACCGCTCAACGAAATGAGTTTGGTCGTGGGCGAACAAGTTGAAAAGGGCCTAAGCGGAATTTCTTCTTCCCGTTTGGGTGAAATCGTTATTGCCTACGAGCCGGTTTGGGCGATTGGGACGGGAATGCCTTGTTTGCCAAATGACGCAATGAAAGCAGCTTTGCTTATTAGAAAAACGCTCACAAATCTCTATAGCAGAAACATCGCCGAAAAAGTCAGGATAATTTACGGAGGGAGCGTCAACAGTCAAAACGCGTCCGACTATACCAAAGGAGCTGCGATGAACGGTCTGCTTATTGGCGGCGCCTCTCTTAACGCCAGCGAGTTTGTAAAGATTGTCAAAGATGTGGAGGAAATTTTATGA
- a CDS encoding phosphoglycerate kinase produces the protein MKTVRDFNFKNKKVLLRADFNEPLKDGELTSDFRIKAVLPTIKYLVKEGAKVILLTHLGRPKGNMVKQLRVDPVGKRISRLLNKPVKKLNDCIGEKVEKEIKEMAAGDLILLENVQFHDGEIENSPDFVGSLANLADIFVMDAFGQSHRDYASISGLSKKMPSCAGLLLEKEVKVLSDVLNNADHPLVVIIGGVKISTKIKVIEKFLEKADDILLGGALANTVISAKGFAIGRSISEESMVKEVKKLQLTNTKLHIPVDVVVSTDPLGGADKRIAPVGNIGENEMILDIGIDTSYIFNKIISQAKTIIWNGPMGLFEVNKFAAGSQETARAIIRSKGFALAGGGDTITLLEQLGLMSKMDHISTGGGAMLEFLTGAKLPGIEALK, from the coding sequence ATGAAAACAGTTCGCGATTTTAATTTTAAGAACAAAAAAGTTCTTTTGAGGGCTGATTTTAACGAGCCGTTAAAAGACGGAGAGTTGACCAGTGATTTTAGAATTAAAGCTGTTTTGCCAACGATTAAATATTTGGTTAAAGAAGGCGCGAAAGTAATTTTATTAACCCATTTGGGGCGTCCCAAGGGCAATATGGTAAAACAATTAAGAGTTGACCCGGTTGGAAAAAGAATTTCGCGATTATTAAACAAGCCCGTTAAAAAACTTAATGATTGCATTGGCGAGAAGGTTGAAAAAGAGATTAAAGAAATGGCGGCGGGGGATTTAATTCTTTTAGAGAATGTTCAATTTCATGATGGGGAAATAGAAAACAGCCCCGATTTTGTCGGCTCTTTAGCTAATTTGGCGGATATTTTTGTCATGGACGCCTTTGGGCAATCTCATCGCGATTACGCGTCCATTAGCGGTTTGTCAAAAAAAATGCCCAGTTGCGCGGGCTTGCTTTTGGAAAAAGAAGTAAAAGTTCTTTCAGATGTTTTAAATAACGCGGACCATCCATTAGTGGTGATTATCGGCGGTGTAAAAATTTCAACTAAAATTAAGGTGATTGAGAAATTTTTAGAAAAAGCGGACGATATTCTTCTTGGTGGAGCTTTAGCGAATACAGTCATTAGCGCCAAAGGATTTGCTATTGGCCGTTCAATCTCGGAAGAAAGCATGGTAAAAGAGGTTAAAAAACTGCAACTGACTAATACAAAACTTCATATTCCTGTAGATGTTGTTGTTTCGACCGATCCGTTGGGTGGCGCCGATAAGCGGATTGCTCCTGTTGGAAATATTGGAGAGAATGAAATGATTTTAGATATCGGAATAGATACAAGTTATATTTTTAATAAGATTATCTCTCAAGCCAAAACAATTATTTGGAACGGTCCAATGGGGCTTTTCGAGGTGAATAAATTTGCGGCGGGCAGTCAGGAAACAGCCCGCGCTATTATTCGGAGCAAGGGCTTCGCGCTTGCTGGTGGCGGCGACACGATAACTCTCTTGGAACAATTAGGT